From the Hippocampus zosterae strain Florida chromosome 13, ASM2543408v3, whole genome shotgun sequence genome, the window TTCGTTTCATTCTTTCTTCTGCCAAGGAGCTGCCATATGTTTGCAAAGGGTGTTTTTGCAAATGGCTAGTATTCGGTAAAGAAAACATGTCAGACTCACGGAGGAGCAAGTAGGAGCTTGTTAAACCATGACTCGGAAGTGCATCCTGGAAAGtttttgtgacacacatttggtCTTTGTCACCTGTTACTAAGGCTAATTGATTTTAATTAATTCTTGTTAATGACTCAGGATGAATACAAATATGGAAgaattgtttattgttttttgctTTAGGGGTGAATGAAGTTTTTGTAAACGCATCTTATTTTCTGAAATCTTGTTTTTTGAAAACagtcccaaaaatgttttttgcaggTTACATAAttcaaagattttttatttcagtCCGATGCTGATTTTAATGCTGGGCCGAAACAAATTTTTGCTCAAAATCTTTTTTACAGTCATGAGAATCCCAGAAGGGGTGTGGGGACGTCACTGTCGTTAAGCTTTTTCTACAGAAATGGTTTGAAAAGAgagattttattttctgaacacAGTAGCTTCCTTGGCAGAGGTAGTCCTCATCCTGGCAACACACTGGAGGGGAAAACCCCGTTATTTACACAAACCTGATTCGTTTGGGGACATATGCGACATGCTGGCTTGATCTTGTGCCAACGACATGACTTCCGAGAAAGGCGTTGATTTCCTTAATCGGACCGATGAGGTCACAGTGTTGCTATCCTGGTGGTGCCTTTTCAAAGTTCTAATTTTGTACCTCAACAACTGACTCGGAAAGTGGCCCAAATAGTGacttgaaatgtgaaatcaCATTTCCGCCAACCTGGACAATTTGGATCACTTGACACGTAAACGTGCAAGGATGGGTAAAAGCGTCAAAGGGAAAGAGTATCATCGAGTTCATAATTCTAGAGAattaacaagaaacaagaaaagGCTGAGCTGTGCTAACAGGAAATAGACACGGCTGTTTAATCACCCAACTTTCAAAATCAAAAGTATGATCTgaaggcttgtttttgttttcctttcgaTTCATTTGTCATCAAAGGTAGGAGACAATGttttgtttgccccccccccccccccttcgccgGGTTCATCAACAGACATCAGGCCGAACTATTAATCAAACCCCATTTTCAAATTGTAAAGTTTTCAACTTGAAAAGTAAGCTTCATATATGATATGTATTCAATTTATAttcagaggagccagatgaggtggttcGGGCATCTGTTCAGaatgcctcctggacaggtgtccgaaatgagtttcctccgcagggttTCCGGGCCCTCCCTTAAAGATAATGTGAGAagctggctcttttttttttttggtgggggtgggggggcttgtagaagtggctggggagagggaagtctgggcttcccggcTAAAGCTACTGcctccgcgacccgaccccagaAGATAAGCGCTAGAGaatgaatggacggatggatcatTTTGTGACGTTGGCGTCTTGGATGTTTCCGACATCTGATATTTGCGCACTGTcacacaaattgattttttgcTTGCGTTTGTTCAAAACCAAAAATGAATTGGACGAAAAAAATAATCGGGTATTGAATTGCAACTttgaaagggaaagaaattgcatgaAATAATTCAACGGCTGCTCTCTCCAGGTTTTTCCGCAAGAACTGCTGCCCCGTTGCgcaagaataattaaaaaaataaaaaacaccccCGCGAGAAGTAACCGTCACGGGCGAGTCCCACTTCCAATTCAATCACTGAATCGTGTAATCGATAATGGTCTAATTTTCGTGCAGCGGGCAGCCCGAAACGCGTCGTGACGCGCAGACCAAATATTTGTTCGAGTCAGGCAGGCATCAACTTGGGAAGTGCACGCCGGCTCAAACTTGTCAACTCGGCGTCTCGGTAAAAAAAGACCCCAAAGATGCCGGCGATGGGTCGCGTAAAAGTAAATCTGCACGGATAGCGTGCGGCGTCCAATTGCTGTTCGACTGGTTGATCGACATGTGGCGTCTGTTGTTTCATTCGAGCGCGGCTTTGTTGAACGACAAGACGGAAAACACGTCTTTATTATTCCGTGTGTGCCACTACTGTATCGGATTGTTTGTCGTCCAGCGGAAAGGTCCGTGATGTCATGAAATGCGGAAGCCGGCCACAATTTCTCTCAaatttagaggaaaaaaaaattaggggtAGTCGgagtttatttgttgttttttttaaatctcagaattcatttttttaaaaatgctgaaaaacggCTCGTTTTCCGAAATGTCTGACAGCGGAGGCTCTCTGAAGTagctttttctcccccccccccccccccacacccccccaattGTGCGGCCCGTATCGAATGCGGTGGCGGGTTTTGAACCTTCTTTTCTGAGGAAAGCCAGAAGCTGTCAGCAACGAGTTCAATGGAAGAGCAAACGTTTGCAGTCGTAACTCTtctgtgggggggcgggggggctggcAGGACACAGGCGGATAAAAGCCAGTCGCGCCTTTTGCCCACTTAAAATTCAAGTGCCTGGTGAGGGGAAGTCAAAGAAGTTTCCGACAGTTAATTAAGTTGCGCAATAACGGCGGTCAGCGAAACAAGACTGCGGGCTGACCAATTTCTCGGCCGAGTGTGTCAGCCCCAGGAAGGAATGACTCGCTCAGCttggtccaaaaaaaacccaaaaacaattatttatatataataactATATAactatataataataacaatataactatttttaaaaggaggctaaaaaaaaatggtgaaaagtGGGGACCTCCacagagatgtgtgtgtgtcttaagccacgcccacccttcacctgTCACTCAAATACACTCGTACGGACAGAATGTACGCAAATGGCTGTCGATGTCATCTGCAAGCCAATTCACGTGAACGGCTGCACCCTTCTTCACGAAATGGCGcggactcacccccccccccccaccccccacccccacggcgACACAACACGAAGCGGTTGGTTTGTTGCCGGCCGCGTGAGCTAGCAAAGCGCAGTTAATTTCCCCCCCGTTGTGTTCTATAGCGGTAGAAACGGGTCCAATTCTAATGATGACGTAACTTGCAATTGCATGAGATGGCCACTGGTGTCAGCGCTGTGGCAAAAATTGGTATCGAACGTACCTAATCCGCAACGCGCGTCCTCGGCCATTTTTCACGTGCCGTCTTGACGGACAAAGTGAATTCACCTGATGGGGTCTTCGGTTGTTACTATCGTTTGTAACGTCTTTTGACGGGAGTGTGGTTTCTGTGCTCCTAATAAGGTGATCGCCATCGTGATGGACCTGCTCACCGACCTCCAGATCCTGCAGGACCTGATGGACGCCGCCTGGCGCCGCTCGGTGCCCATCTACATCCTGCTGGACAACCACGGCGTGCCGCACTTCCTGGACATGTGCTCCCGGCTGCACATCGGCGCCCAGCACCTGCGGGTGAGACACTTTTTTTACCCACACAAAAATTGAGTGACGGCTTTTGAATCTCATACCGAGAAGCCTCGTTGACTTGACCGAACCGGGACGTTGATTTGCATATTTGATTTGCATATTTGTTGGTTGTTTACCGTGAAGAACTGCcgctcttgtttatttttaatttcccgGTCTCTCGAAAGCAAAAGGTGCGCTGCCTTGGCTCACCGCAGAAATGCGGGAGGCCGAGCCAACCGCAAGGCTGACATTTGAAACTATTTGAACTTGTGACACGTGTAGCTCTCAGGAAGGAACTTTGTCCTTCAAAACACCTTCATTGTTTCCGCGTTGTCTTCACGATGTTCTTTCCGATCCCCAAACTCTTGATTTGCAGAACATCCGTGCCAGAACCCTCACGGGGGTGGGCTTCAACTTGTCCTTCGGCAGACTCCCCGGCTCCATGTGCTCCAAGTATATGCTGGTGGATGGAGAGAAGGTGGTCTTTGGATCCTACAGGTGAGAAGAGAAATTAAgcgccccaacccccccccaaaaaaaactatttcccGATGGGTCAGTTATGTGTTCTACCCGGCAACAAGTGAGAAGCACATTTTCcctctcaccattttttttcccgcttgtCAATATGAAATTTGGCACGCTTGTCTGTCATGATGAGACCCACCAAAaattctccccaaaaaaaatcatgcttgaAAATCCACACacagtctgccattttgttttgaagctgaCAACGAAGGCTCCATTTGCAGCAATTGTCACAACACAGTCAAAgtgacaatttgacaatttgggggcgggggggcaattTGACTTAGAAACGTGAAATTTGGTTGGCAAATCTATCAGAAGGAGACACAAAAAAGCCTGATGTGTCCATGTGTGAAAATACTCAACAAGTCTGCCATGTAAGTGGTTGGTGGGAAATTTTCACTCCTCCATCTGAAATTTAGCAAGAGCCAACGACCCCCCTAGCCCCCCTCGTCCCCtccaaaaaaggggaaaaaaagccttgcTAGAAAATACACTTGCAAGTCTGCCGTTTTGTTTTCAAGCCAACACAATTTTAGGAATCAAAAAAAGTGCCACGCCCACTTGAAATTCCACAGCcgtaataacaacaacaaaaacatccctGAAATCGTGCCGCCAATAAACGGCAAAGCTTCACATAAACAATCAAGCCGATTCAACCCAAACTACATAAAAGACTTCAAGTTGGAGCagtccttttcatttttcatttcactgcGCTGCCACGCCCAGCAACCCGCCCCAAGACTGGATGttccagtttttgttgttttggggttgtttttttttttttttttttaatgctaacgCGCTCCGCTTGAGCGCGTCATTAGCGCCCCAGTGATTGACGCGAGTGATTAGAGCAGGGATCAGTTGCACCTGCGCTGCCAAAGTGACAGCTGGGGCCAAACTCATTAAGCTCAAGGAAGAAAGTCGAGGCCACGTGCAAAAGTCGCTCATGAAGTGGCGCTTCGGCGCAATCATCCCACCGATCTGACCTGCTCCGACGACTTAGTCCTCGCCACGGGAGCGATTTTGCCGATTTTCACCGCTAACGCGCCTTTTGTCAGCGAAAAATGACAACTCAATGGACCGCTAATGATGCGACTGTCAAAACGTGCCTTGTAACTTAATTTCTAAGCATTTAAAGTGTGTGTAATTTAATatgatattgtttattgtgcGGCATCTTAATTTAttgcttatttttgtttaaaacccttgtgtgctccaaattaaaaaggccttaagttacgcattttacaatttttgtaatgatgtattttgtgttataaaaacacttttttttttcaaacactcaaaatgttcagaggcatctgtgctatccatacatagtttttattagttctttgggattttttattctttattttttgcaaaagggaaaaaaaatgcattggtttgaagcctcctgcaaaaaggcaaactcatttgcgatcctctgacgccacctaaagttgcaaaattggaatgacctcatcccaacaatgtggcatgcttacgtctgtccaagcgaaaacaaagcgattgacgtaaaaatcgcgtgaaatgcatgtatacacattaggtttacgatgcattcaaaaatatgaattataatgggtctctatggtgcaaaatatgtaaattgtgaagattaaggtatcaaaactttttttattattgctgcaatgcctgagaattatcagccggtgacgtcatgaaatttaggccattttagacctATTGCGATGTCCCGACGAGGTGACGGCAAACTTACCCGTTCTTTCCCGCGCGGCAGCTTCTCGTGGTCCACGTCGCGCATGGACCGCAACACCATCACGGTGATGACGGGCCAAGTGGTGGAGTTCTTCGACCAGGACTTCCGCGAGCTCTACGCCGTGTCGGAGAAGCTGGACCTCTTCCGCGAGTTCCACGTCAGCCCGCCGGCCAACGTCAGCGCCGCCGCGCGCGCCAAGGCGGGCCCCAAGCGGCCCCCGCTTCCCGCCACCACGTCCCGCTTCCAAGTCAGCCTGGGCGACGCCCGCAAAGTCAACAACATCGAGGTCCCCGCTCACAAGTACTACAACCCCAAGTACTTCCTGCTGTTCCCGGACGTGCCGCATCCGGCCAGGTCCCTCCAAGGGCCCACCAAACCGTCGGAGCTCTTGCGGCTCACCGTGCCCCAGGACCCGGTCACCAGTAGCGAGAAGCTGGACCGGCTCAGCCCGCTCCCGTCGGAAGCCCCCGTGGAGTTCTTCAAGAAACCCAACGGGGTCCCGCAGGAGAAGAAGAGACTGACGCTGAAGCAGAAGATCACCAAGAGGTTGTCGTCCAGCAAGCTGTCCATCAACAGCGGCAGGTCCAGCCCCGCCCCCGCCGGATCCGCGGAATACCTGGGGAGCCAGGACCCCCTGGAGGTCAAGGTCAAGTCGCCCGCCAACAGGCTCAGGCTCCTCAAGAGGCCGTCCACGCTCGGGCCCAGGAGCGACTCGGTGCAGACGGTCGACACCACGCAAGACAACTTGAGTGAGTGACGTGAAGTCGGATGGCGGAAGGAAAGTCGAGCTCTTGCTCGAAAAAGTGAGCACACGCCTGTTCAAGTGCCCCGCTTGTTATGTTATggggttttttctcccccccccaaaaaaaaaaatgaagatcaGCCATCTTGGGGCATGACAACTCAATTGAAGAAGGAAAAACCAAATCCTTTTGAGAgcccaagttttaaaaaaaacaaaacggtaaGCTAATGAGCCTGCACAAATTAACTTAGTTGGTCGGTCAGctggaacagctgaactttatttgggttcCTCAAAATGGTGGCAGGCGTTTGCTGACTCCCTTTCAGCATGTTGGGATTCTTGTTCATGTTCCACGTTTCGATAATTCTGCGACCGTATTTcagtcgtgatttttttttttccttttctttccccccacccacacaggcatgaagAGTCACCATCGATCTAAGCAAGTCTGCAAAGTGTCCTGAGCTCTCGTCTtggacaaagattttttttttctcccctcaagtATATTTGAAACGGTTTACAAGCACTAAATTCACTTTTGTTCGCATGCGTCTTGGACATCCTGCGGCTAACAGGAAGTAGCGCGCTCGCGGAACAGCTGACCAATAGTGGCCATAAAAACAAGAGTGCCTTCTTCATTGttgtagaaaaataaaataacttggACAGTATTGATTTCATGTTTGTTCGTCATGAGGATCTTGGAGGTGTTTTGTCCACGTTTGTTTGGTGAATGAAGTGCAATTTCCAGGAAGGTCGTAGTCCCTTTTATGTTGCGGGgtttaaatgaattaaaatgtcattttgctaTTGGAGAATTGCAAAATATTGCcgtatttttgccttttgttagtactttcagaaaaaaaaatgaaaaaacaaagtagttatatatttttcctatttttttctcttgcatgaaaatacatatttgtttttatatatttttttctcaaatgttgaataaaaatactggTAATTTTTTATTATAGGAAGAAAcgcaagcaaaaaaatataataataaatttaattGTGAatcaattgtttaaaaaattaaaatatattttacgaTTTTTACTCGGGCCACTTGAGGGCAGCAGAAACACTTAAAACATTTGCATTCCCCTGACAGGACCTTTTATGCTCAGTTGTGATTGACACCGTCTCTGGCCACTTGAGGGCAGCAAAAACACTTTAAACATTTGCATTCCCCTGACAGGATCTTTTATGCTCAGTTGTGATTGACGCTGTCAGAGATACCGTTgtgtaaacacaacacacaagacataacataaaacacggacagtcgtgcagtcctaaccactttttcgtcacacgctttgttgtttgtgagTGATGAATAGTTCAAACACCTCAAAGAGGGCCCTTATAGATGCACTTTCATTTGTCACAAAAAACACTAAACCTTTATATTGataaatacatacacatataaacacacacacacacaatcacctgGTACACAAGCGCAAGCGGTTCGATCCAAAATGTCCGCCAGTGCGCACGTTCCATTGACTCGAGTCCAGTTCAGTCCTGCGGTTCCTGGTTCTGTTTGATGAGCTTCTTCTTGCGCTGGGAGACCAGGTCGTAGAAGGGGTCCTTGGTGATGCTCGCCCTTTCAAAATCCACAGCGATATCACTCGTTTGAAAACGATCGCGGCCGTTTCCGTTCCacaattcaacattttaaagGGAGTTGGTTGACacgctggatggatggcatgtGAGTTAAATGGCAAAATCCACTCTGGTTTTTCGCCGTTTTGTCACTTTATgcggactgaaaatgacatcaaagttgCTGCGTAATAATAAAAAGTCCGGCGTTTAGCTCAAAAGGTTTGTGGGGTACCTGATGGCGTCGATCCAGGAGTCTCTCTCGCCGGCGCTGGCGGCGCAGATGGCGTACGACTGATGCTTGCCCTGCACCACGCGGCCGTCCGTCTCCGTCTTGCACGCTTTGATCTTCTGACCCCGACTGTTGGGGTTGTACAGCTCCAGGCAGTACTAGTGCCACACGGc encodes:
- the LOC127613544 gene encoding protein FAM83F-like, with the translated sequence MADSQLVCMEDGRIGVQVPETRPEFYYSEEQRAAIEELLKNGDGAFKMRLKDDNMKDFLSAREVKMLNNNFRHYDGAGEGDGHAAAGSSPSSDSGVHSTYWPQMSDTEVPPLDIGWPSWGFFKGVTRVAVHTHPPKDNGPHIKEVVRRLIQGASKVIAIVMDLLTDLQILQDLMDAAWRRSVPIYILLDNHGVPHFLDMCSRLHIGAQHLRNIRARTLTGVGFNLSFGRLPGSMCSKYMLVDGEKVVFGSYSFSWSTSRMDRNTITVMTGQVVEFFDQDFRELYAVSEKLDLFREFHVSPPANVSAAARAKAGPKRPPLPATTSRFQVSLGDARKVNNIEVPAHKYYNPKYFLLFPDVPHPARSLQGPTKPSELLRLTVPQDPVTSSEKLDRLSPLPSEAPVEFFKKPNGVPQEKKRLTLKQKITKRLSSSKLSINSGRSSPAPAGSAEYLGSQDPLEVKVKSPANRLRLLKRPSTLGPRSDSVQTVDTTQDNLSMKSHHRSKQVCKVS